A single genomic interval of Streptomyces sp. NBC_00663 harbors:
- a CDS encoding STAS domain-containing protein → MEAPHAVGGPRAASGGAALEVSPLPSGRAGIRVRGEISVLTRAPWERALSELARGHTGVSYVELSDVAFVDVAGVTALALTAMNLPEGRVVVENPPPQVQRVLELFWPDLDRIKVAL, encoded by the coding sequence GTGGAAGCCCCACATGCGGTGGGCGGCCCCCGGGCGGCGTCCGGGGGTGCCGCGTTGGAGGTGAGCCCGTTGCCCAGCGGTCGTGCCGGGATCCGTGTCCGTGGTGAGATCAGCGTCCTCACGCGTGCGCCGTGGGAGCGGGCACTGTCCGAACTGGCCCGGGGGCACACGGGCGTGTCGTATGTGGAGCTGTCGGATGTGGCGTTCGTCGACGTGGCCGGGGTGACCGCGCTGGCTCTCACCGCCATGAACCTGCCTGAGGGGAGGGTTGTGGTCGAGAACCCCCCGCCGCAGGTGCAGCGGGTTTTGGAGTTGTTCTGGCCGGACCTGGACCGGATCAAGGTGGCTCTGTGA
- a CDS encoding tetratricopeptide repeat protein, with protein MTGADPGDVGEPSTCPGRQVLLPHLLAAHPALLTTEAGRNILREACWYLADRGQAHAVRDRLKHWHDAWSQQLSPDHEGALWTAHYLARAYDGTQDHERALALHEDTLTRRRRLYGGDHLNTLASVSPAVGTFPQDPRGLASRPH; from the coding sequence CTGACCGGAGCCGATCCCGGCGACGTCGGCGAGCCCTCGACCTGCCCCGGCCGGCAGGTACTCCTGCCTCACCTCCTTGCCGCCCACCCGGCGCTGCTCACCACTGAGGCAGGCCGAAACATCCTGCGTGAGGCGTGTTGGTATCTGGCCGACCGCGGCCAGGCCCACGCCGTGCGGGATCGACTGAAGCACTGGCACGACGCCTGGTCCCAGCAACTCAGTCCGGACCACGAAGGCGCCTTGTGGACCGCCCACTACCTGGCCCGCGCCTACGACGGGACCCAGGACCACGAGCGCGCCCTCGCCTTGCACGAAGACACCCTCACCCGCCGTCGGCGCCTCTACGGCGGCGACCACCTCAACACCCTGGCCAGCGTGAGTCCTGCGGTGGGGACCTTTCCGCAGGACCCGCGGGGGCTCGCTTCCCGACCCCACTGA
- a CDS encoding NADP-dependent oxidoreductase, with protein sequence MKAIQFHEAGGPEVLRYDEVPVPEIGPGEVLVQVHAAGINPPDWYLREGMKVMPAEMRPVLEFPLVPGTDMSGVVKAVAPDVRGFAVGDEVFGMLRFPGFDGRTYAEYVAAPASDLAHKPAGIDHVEAAGAPMALLTAWQYLVDLGHGVPSPFTGEVHQPVPITPGMTVLVNGAAGGVGHFAVQLAKWKGAHVIAVASSRHEQFLRKLGADEFIDYTTTRATDVVNGVDLVIDTVGGPDGSRFLTVLKRGGTMLPVFFAQYDPEETARLDITVSNIQVRSNGPQLAEIGRLFDEGRLKVGVDSTYPLSEAVSAHTRAAQGHIQGKIVLTVAS encoded by the coding sequence ATGAAGGCGATCCAGTTCCACGAAGCCGGCGGGCCGGAAGTTCTGCGGTACGACGAGGTGCCGGTTCCCGAGATCGGCCCGGGCGAGGTGCTCGTCCAGGTGCACGCGGCAGGCATCAACCCGCCGGACTGGTACCTGCGTGAGGGGATGAAGGTCATGCCGGCCGAGATGAGGCCGGTGCTGGAGTTCCCCCTGGTCCCGGGAACGGACATGTCGGGCGTGGTGAAGGCGGTCGCTCCGGACGTCCGCGGGTTCGCCGTCGGTGACGAGGTCTTCGGCATGCTGCGGTTCCCCGGATTCGACGGCCGGACGTACGCCGAGTACGTGGCCGCGCCGGCTTCTGACCTGGCTCACAAGCCGGCCGGTATTGACCATGTCGAGGCGGCCGGTGCGCCGATGGCGCTGCTGACAGCCTGGCAGTACCTGGTTGATCTCGGCCACGGCGTGCCGTCTCCTTTCACCGGCGAGGTGCACCAGCCGGTGCCGATCACGCCAGGGATGACCGTGCTGGTCAACGGGGCCGCTGGTGGAGTGGGTCACTTCGCGGTGCAGTTGGCGAAATGGAAGGGGGCACACGTCATCGCGGTGGCCTCAAGCCGGCACGAGCAGTTCCTGCGCAAGCTCGGCGCCGATGAGTTCATCGACTACACCACGACGAGGGCCACGGACGTGGTCAACGGCGTCGACCTGGTGATCGACACCGTCGGTGGCCCGGACGGTTCACGCTTCCTGACCGTGCTCAAGCGCGGAGGCACCATGCTTCCGGTGTTCTTCGCCCAGTACGACCCGGAAGAGACGGCGCGTCTGGACATCACGGTCTCGAACATTCAAGTACGTTCCAACGGCCCCCAGCTCGCCGAGATCGGGCGCCTGTTCGACGAGGGCAGACTCAAGGTCGGGGTGGACAGCACCTACCCGCTGTCCGAGGCGGTCAGCGCACACACGCGAGCCGCGCAGGGCCACATCCAAGGCAAGATCGTGCTGACGGTGGCCTCGTGA